A genome region from Megalobrama amblycephala isolate DHTTF-2021 linkage group LG16, ASM1881202v1, whole genome shotgun sequence includes the following:
- the LOC125249488 gene encoding protein TsetseEP-like yields the protein MTKTGKSSAYWNDVCHRYAQSTFQFSTGKRPGRRKLIACPLQKGNKVDLFGRHIVCTYGFHKSTDKAGPNAVAGGSSEEAGTSQGEQGVKCSLCGVVAEAEKFSEHLSDYHAEERCDTCGARVQGAVGLLQHIESNHYGALLAPRASTSKNPSPSPCPSPSPRLAPPPQHLPSPLPAPVSPSPCHSPALQPSPPPLRPTPSLWPSPSPRPTPFLQPSPSPCHSPASQPSPPWPTPSPRPTPSPWPTPSSRPSPSPHHSPAPQPLPPPRPTPSSRPSPSPHHSPAPQPLTLPRPTPSSRPSPSPCHSPAPQPTPSSRPAPSLPTPPLPQAATDWESFLPSQFKRVLQPADWVWIAKCLYEPTGQLRQKIQENWFYPPMLPKPSPPEPGWYFR from the exons ATGACCAAAACAGGCAAATCCTCTGCCTATTGGAATGATGTCTGCCATAGGTATGCCCAGAGCACCTTCCAGTTCAGTACAGGCAAAAGGCCTGGAAGAAGAAAATTGATTGCCTGTCCCCTGCAAAAGGGGAATAAGGTGGACCTGTTTGGCAGGCATATAGTGTGCACTTATGGGTTCCATAAG TCAACAGATAAGGCTGGGCCTAATGCAGTGGCAGGCGGCAGCTCAGAGGAGGCAGGGACATCACAGGGAGAACAGGGAGTGAAGTGTTCTCTGTGTGGTGTGGTTGCTGAGGCAGAGAAGTTCTCCGAGCACCTCTCTGACTACCACGCTGAAGAGAGGTGTGACACCTGTGGGGCCAGGGTCCAGGGTGCTGTTGGACTCCTCCAGCACATCGAGTCCAACCATTATGGGGCCCTGTTGGCTCCACGTGCCAGCACTTCAAAAAATCCCTCGCCATCGCCTTGCCCCTCACCATCTCCAAGGCTGGCACCACCTCCGCAGCACTTGCCGTCTCCACTGCCAGCACCAGTGTCTCCATCCCCATGCCACTCTCCAGCTCTACAGCCCTCACCACCACCACTACGGCCCACTCCATCCCTATGGCCCTCTCCGTCCCCACGGCCCACTCCGTTCCTGCAGCCAAGTCCATCCCCATGCCACTCTCCAGCTTCACAGCCCTCACCACCATGGCCCACTCCGTCCCCGCGGCCCACGCCATCTCCATGGCCCACTCCATCCTCGAGGCCATCTCCATCCCCACACCACTCTCCAGCTCCGCAGCCCTTACCACCACCACGGCCCACTCCATCCTCGAGGCCATCTCCATCCCCACACCACTCTCCAGCTCCGCAGCCCTTAACACTACCACGGCCCACTCCATCCTCGAGGCCATCTCCATCCCCATGCCACTCTCCAGCTCCACAGCCCACTCCATCCTCACGTCCAGCACCCTCACTGCCCACACCACCTCTGCCTCAGGCTGCTACTGACTGGGAAAGCTTTCTTCCCAGTCAGTTCAAGAGGGTCCTCCAGCCAGCAGATTGGGTGTGGATTGCCAAGTGCCTCTATGAGCCCACAGGACAGCTGAGGCAGAAGATCCAGGAGAACTGGTTTTATCCACCAATGCTGCCCAAGCCATCTCCTCCTGAGCCCGGGTGGTACTTCCGATAG
- the LOC125249485 gene encoding uncharacterized protein LOC125249485: MSHLNNMSQRVLGCPLMPEFTPPGKPTDERIAVKYLLAQSNRGDQLIGDHSGMPEVPSEEPEDDSGFDATVCHAADLRAGDFDPPVDVMEAQVTSQVDDTGPKSPDAEASEEEEDDTAIPSTSGQCDSRGVLGWEAVDALATYLVGLNRTITALSSQEEANIVQLYMALHAMDNVQSKYSQRVKKKTLPGPWRASRKRSGSAPGQQAAERLFMTHGQAAQDPEVHRVCECVCLRLFKEFKQARNRPKDTRGRTLPIPQSIVMVYSHLKQLLEDSRVVLGQTNLVLVPINTTTVSSWLLRRQKRVDRDMLLQGTALPNQLYLAKEPLPEVRELPAAPAQHGHEAMEFEKPENKEGEAFIRKRISNRCPLPTPPPLSYSAFPVYPPAPHFAFSHLGSYPPILSSSSHLITCHHKLVTLLSLGSSPGEGRKLPKRMRNGRNHQGNA; encoded by the exons ATGTCTCATCTTAACAACATGAGCCAACGTGTCCTTGGTTGTCCTTTAATGCCAGAATTCACCCCTCCAGGAAAACCCACTG ATGAGCGCATTGCAGTGAAGTACTTGTTGGCCCAGTCCAATAGAGGCGACCAGTTGATTGGTGACCACAGTGGCATGCCTGAAGTCCCCTCAGAGGAACCCGAAGATGACAGTGGTTTTGACGCAACTGTGTGCCATGCTGCTGATCTTAGGGCTGGTGACTTTGACCCTCCAGTAGATGTCATGGAGGCCCAGGTGACCAGTCAGGTGGATGACACTGGACCCAAATCCCCTGATGCGGAGGCCagtgaggaagaggaggatgaCACTGCAATTCCTAGCACATCCGGCCAG tgtgATTCTAGAGGTGTCTTGGGCTGGGAAGCAGTTGATGCCCTGGCAACCTACCTGGTTGGTCTAAACCGGACCATCACTGCCTTGTCATCACAAGAGGAGGCCAACATAGTGCAGCTGTACATGGCTCTGCATGCCATGGACAATGTGCAATCAAAATATAGCCAGAGGGTGAAGAAGAAGACTTTGCCAGGACCATGGAGAGCATCCAGGAAGCGGAGTGGCTCTGCTCCAGGACAGCAGGCAGCAGAGAG ACTGTTCATGACTCATGGGCAGGCGGCTCAGGACCCTGAAGTCCACAGGGTCTGTGAATGTGTTTGCCTACGACTTTTTAAGGAGTTTAAGCAAGCACGGAACAGGCCCAAGGACACAAGAGGAAGAACTCTGCCAATTCCACAATCCATTGTGATGGTCTACAGCCACTTAAAACAGCTGCTGGAGGACAGCAGAGTTGTTCTAGGACAGACTAACCTGGTTCTGGTCCCGATAAACACCACTACTGTCTCCTCATG GCTACTAAGAAGACAGAAACGCGTGGACAGAGACATGCTGCTGCAGGGTACTGCACTGCCTAACCAATTATATTTGGCAAAGGAGCCACTTCCTGAAGTGCGTGAACTTCCAGCTGCTCCTGCACAGCATGGGCATGAGGCCATGGAATTCGAGAAGCCAGAAAATAAGGAGGGAGAGGCCTTCATTCGCAAACGCATCTCCAACAGGTGCCCACTGCCCACCCCTCCTCCCTTATCTTACTCAGCATTTCCTGTATATCCACCAGCACCACATTTTGCATTCTCCCATCTTGGGTCCTACCCACCCATCCTCTCGAGTTCCAGCCACCTGATAACCTGCCACCACAAACTTGTCACCTTACTCAGCCTAGGAAGCTCACCTGGAGAAGGCAGAAAGCTGCCAAAGAGGATGAGAAACGGACGGAACCACCAAGGAAACGCCTAG